The following is a genomic window from Chthoniobacterales bacterium.
GCTCCGAGTCCGCGACGTCACCAAAACATTTCCGGCGCCTGACGATACCTCAGAGCGGCGCCTGGCCCTCGACAATGTTTCGCTCACGCTCGCGGCCGGCGAACTTAGCTCGCTGGTCGGTCCGAGTGGCTGCGGGAAATCGACTTTGCTTCGGCTCATTGCCGGCCTCGATTCGCCGGACTCCGGCGAGCTGATGGTCGGCGCCGAATCGATTACCGGCCCGAACGCCGAGCGCGGCCTCGTCTTTCAGGACCCAAATTTATTCCCGTGGCTGACGGTCCGGCGAAATATCGAGGCGGGTTTGGTGGCGCGCCACATTTTGCCGGAGAAACGCCATGAAGTGATCGAATTCATGCGGCTGGTTGGCCTCGAAAGTTTTGCGGACGCCTATCCGCATCATCTCTCGGGCGGGATGGCCCAGCGAGTCGCGCTCGCCCGCGCCTTGATCAATCATCCCAAGGTCCTGCTGCTCGACGAGCCGCTGGGGGCGCTCGATGCCTTTACCCGCATGCGCATGCAGGATGAAGTGCTTCGGATCTGGCAGGCCCGCCGGACCACGATGCTCCTGGTCACGCACGACATCGACGAAGCGATCTATATGAGCGATCGCATTGTTATAATGACGCAACGCCCGGGGCGAATCGAGCGGACGATACCCGTCTCGCTGGATCGTCCGCGCGACCGAAGCAGCCCGGCTTTTCTCCAGCTACGCGGCGAAATTCTCGAGCTTCTCCATTTCGCCGGAAACGCGGTTCCCGTATAATCCATTGGCGCGGCCTGCTCTCCGGCCCATTGGAGACGGCCTGCCCCCAGGCCGTTGGGGGTCAGCGTTGCGCAATCCCTCCGGCGCGATGGCGCGCCGGCTCCATCGGGCGCGCCGGCTCCATTCTTAATATGCTTTCCCGGGAAAGGGCTGGCTGAGTATCATCCCCGCAAGCGCGATGGACGAAACGGAGGGTAAACTAACTTCGGGTGAGCCGCTGAGCGTCGAGAAACTCGTCGAGTATCTGCCCGCCCTGAAGGAAATCCCCGGCGCGCAGTTGGAGAAGTACGCCAAGGGCGCGGCAGTCCTCCAGCGTTATCCCAAAGGCGGCACAGTTTGTGTGGAGGGCTCGTTCGGGTCGACTGCCTATTACATCGTCTCGGGCACGGTCGACATTTCGATCCAGAATCCGATGGCGCATCTGCGGACGCGGCCGGCCGCCGGTTTGTTCGGCCGGAGCATGGCGCGGATGAAAAGCATTCTGCTGGACGACGGGCAGGACAAACGCGCAGACGCGCATGAGCGGAAGTTTATTAGCATCGACGCGAACGTCGATCTGCCGATGACGAAACCGATCGCGGAGCTTGGCCCGGGCGAGCTGTTCGGCGAAATGACCTGCCGCACATTCCAACCGCGTTCGGCCACCGTAATCGCGCGCGAACCCTGCGTGATGGTCGAGA
Proteins encoded in this region:
- a CDS encoding ABC transporter ATP-binding protein, with protein sequence MVADPGIEASSLRVRDVTKTFPAPDDTSERRLALDNVSLTLAAGELSSLVGPSGCGKSTLLRLIAGLDSPDSGELMVGAESITGPNAERGLVFQDPNLFPWLTVRRNIEAGLVARHILPEKRHEVIEFMRLVGLESFADAYPHHLSGGMAQRVALARALINHPKVLLLDEPLGALDAFTRMRMQDEVLRIWQARRTTMLLVTHDIDEAIYMSDRIVIMTQRPGRIERTIPVSLDRPRDRSSPAFLQLRGEILELLHFAGNAVPV